The Flavobacterium faecale genome has a segment encoding these proteins:
- the dprA gene encoding DNA-processing protein DprA encodes MTEQELFYLLALQRVDGVGDIMAKKLLANYGTAEEVFKTKPQQLASIDGVGTALLKNMQDKTVFEKATKEMQFIETNGIKTHYFQDANYPDRLKHCFDGPVLLFSSGNIDWNNRKLISIVGTRQITSYGTEFCRKLIEDLAPLNPVIVSGFAYGVDIVAHQLAMEYNLQTIGVVAHGLNQIYPKPHKKYVARMEENGGFMSEFWSTTNPDKENFVRRNRIVAGMTEATIVIESADRGGSLITANMANDYNRDVFAVPGRVTDKYSQGCNNLIKSQKAHVLTSAADLIYILNWDIQAMAKPVQKQLFVELEPDEQKIYDYLLKTGKELMDIIALECEFPIYRISGLLLNMELKGVIRPLPGKLFEAI; translated from the coding sequence ATGACAGAACAAGAATTATTTTACCTATTGGCACTGCAAAGAGTAGACGGTGTTGGCGATATTATGGCCAAAAAGCTCCTTGCCAACTACGGCACTGCCGAAGAAGTTTTCAAAACTAAGCCCCAACAACTTGCTTCAATTGATGGAGTAGGGACTGCGTTGCTCAAAAATATGCAAGATAAAACGGTTTTTGAAAAAGCCACCAAAGAAATGCAGTTTATTGAAACCAATGGCATCAAAACACATTATTTTCAGGATGCTAATTACCCAGACCGATTGAAACATTGTTTTGATGGTCCTGTACTGCTTTTTAGTTCTGGAAACATTGATTGGAACAACCGCAAATTAATTAGTATTGTAGGTACGAGACAAATTACCTCGTATGGAACCGAATTTTGCAGAAAATTGATCGAAGATTTAGCGCCGCTTAACCCTGTAATTGTGAGTGGTTTTGCTTATGGTGTTGATATTGTAGCCCACCAATTGGCAATGGAGTACAATTTGCAAACTATTGGTGTTGTTGCCCATGGACTCAACCAAATTTATCCTAAACCGCATAAAAAGTATGTTGCAAGGATGGAAGAAAACGGTGGTTTTATGAGTGAATTTTGGAGTACCACCAATCCTGATAAAGAGAATTTTGTACGTCGCAACCGTATTGTCGCAGGTATGACCGAAGCGACCATTGTAATAGAATCTGCAGATCGCGGCGGATCATTGATTACCGCCAACATGGCAAACGATTATAACAGAGATGTTTTTGCTGTACCAGGTCGTGTAACCGATAAGTACAGTCAGGGCTGTAATAATTTGATCAAATCTCAAAAAGCTCACGTGCTCACCTCTGCAGCCGATTTGATTTATATTCTAAATTGGGATATTCAGGCCATGGCAAAACCGGTTCAAAAACAGCTTTTTGTAGAATTAGAGCCTGACGAACAAAAAATATACGATTATCTTCTAAAAACCGGTAAAGAATTAATGGACATTATAGCCTTAGAATGTGAATTT
- a CDS encoding SPOR domain-containing protein: MNIELYIAQLLYRYQCVTVPGFGAFLTEIQSAQWIEESHSFSPPKKSVSFNTNIRTNDGLLANHIANAEKTSYSYAVSAIQHAVLNWKNNLEQNGKIILDEIGSIQLNSEGSLVFKPLEQNNFLTSAFGLSSFISPAITREIEAHIEPVEEKEVIVFEPETTNSRSYLKYAAIFVLGLGLAGTIAYPMYQNEMNTQQTLVEKAVQKQVESKIQEATFFIKNPLPAVTLSIKENKPEVVKMSYHVMAGAFRDENNANKILKKLLNAGFDAKRIPLNKSNLYPVIYGSYKTFSEAEKAKKVINDKDNPDAWILIESL; this comes from the coding sequence ATGAATATCGAACTTTACATCGCCCAGCTTTTATACCGTTACCAGTGCGTTACCGTTCCTGGTTTTGGTGCTTTTTTGACCGAAATTCAATCTGCTCAGTGGATTGAGGAAAGTCATTCGTTTTCTCCACCAAAAAAATCAGTTTCTTTTAATACCAACATTCGAACAAATGATGGCTTACTAGCAAACCATATTGCCAATGCAGAGAAAACATCGTATAGCTACGCGGTGAGTGCGATTCAGCATGCTGTTTTGAATTGGAAAAACAATTTGGAGCAAAATGGAAAAATCATTCTTGACGAAATTGGTTCAATCCAATTGAACAGTGAAGGTAGTCTAGTTTTCAAACCTTTGGAGCAAAACAACTTCTTGACAAGTGCTTTTGGACTTTCTTCATTCATTTCTCCAGCAATTACGAGAGAAATTGAAGCGCATATTGAACCTGTTGAAGAAAAAGAAGTAATCGTTTTTGAGCCAGAAACAACAAATAGTCGTTCGTACTTGAAGTATGCCGCTATCTTTGTTCTTGGATTGGGATTGGCCGGTACAATTGCTTATCCTATGTATCAAAATGAGATGAATACGCAACAAACTTTGGTTGAAAAAGCGGTTCAAAAACAAGTAGAATCAAAAATTCAAGAAGCTACATTTTTTATCAAAAACCCGCTGCCTGCAGTAACTCTTTCGATAAAAGAAAATAAACCCGAAGTAGTAAAAATGTCCTACCATGTTATGGCAGGAGCGTTTAGAGACGAAAACAATGCCAACAAAATTCTGAAAAAATTACTAAACGCAGGTTTTGATGCGAAAAGGATTCCGTTGAACAAAAGCAATTTGTATCCAGTAATTTACGGTAGCTACAAAACTTTTTCGGAAGCAGAAAAAGCGAAAAAAGTAATTAATGATAAAGACAATCCAGATGCCTGGATTTTGATTGAATCACTATAA
- a CDS encoding DUF6503 family protein encodes MKNTLGISMFCLVVLSGCNNLKSVADKQQVNVAAVKVPNFQNRGHELVYNMVQKVGNYNKLQQKKDVVYTYTYQTADGKKDVSTEKYIFNGELSYGHMQQHERTLPDLAGTIEQGYDGSDYWIKHNGVVLTDPAIVKRAIFSRATNFYWFAMMQKVLDPGINYEYLGDKAINGNDYSVVKITFDSKDNKPKDIYQLYINRSTNLVDQFLFTVVDFGKTDPLLMKLEYEEVDGILIPTKRKYKGSNWEAIETNDPWILVNWTNIKFGNQLSKADFTK; translated from the coding sequence ATGAAGAATACGTTAGGTATTAGTATGTTTTGTTTGGTTGTTTTGAGTGGGTGCAACAACCTGAAATCCGTTGCCGATAAGCAACAAGTAAATGTCGCAGCCGTTAAGGTTCCCAATTTTCAAAACAGAGGCCATGAGTTGGTTTACAATATGGTGCAAAAAGTGGGTAACTACAATAAGTTGCAACAAAAAAAGGATGTTGTGTACACTTATACGTATCAAACAGCAGACGGTAAAAAAGATGTTTCAACAGAGAAATATATTTTTAACGGCGAATTATCATACGGACACATGCAACAACACGAGCGCACATTGCCTGATCTTGCAGGTACCATTGAGCAAGGGTACGATGGATCAGACTATTGGATCAAGCACAATGGTGTTGTTTTGACCGATCCTGCTATTGTAAAAAGAGCTATTTTCAGTCGTGCCACCAATTTTTATTGGTTTGCTATGATGCAAAAAGTATTAGATCCAGGAATCAATTATGAATACCTAGGTGATAAAGCAATCAATGGCAACGATTATAGTGTGGTCAAAATTACTTTCGATTCAAAAGACAATAAGCCAAAAGATATTTACCAATTGTACATCAATAGGTCTACAAATTTAGTAGATCAATTTTTGTTTACGGTTGTCGATTTTGGTAAAACAGATCCTTTACTAATGAAATTGGAATACGAAGAGGTGGACGGTATATTGATTCCGACCAAACGAAAATACAAAGGTTCGAATTGGGAGGCTATAGAAACTAATGATCCATGGATTTTGGTCAATTGGACAAATATTAAATTTGGTAATCAACTATCCAAAGCAGACTTTACTAAATAA
- a CDS encoding DUF6515 family protein, whose product MKTIYKTFAILAICTLTGITTVNAQNKNSKKVVSKKVSIQRVPASKVTYKTPKSKVATVRTLSNKSTIKYNGQNYYYSNNKYYSYSQGHYVNIMPKVGFRIAVLPQNYNRIQFQNRIYFQSQGMFYIQSGSDYEVVNPEIGTVIYELPSDYEKVTIDGQSYYEYGNILYEKIQDNGTRAYEVVGFIDAN is encoded by the coding sequence ATGAAAACTATTTATAAAACATTTGCAATACTTGCCATTTGTACCTTAACCGGAATTACTACAGTAAACGCACAGAACAAAAATTCAAAAAAGGTAGTGTCTAAAAAAGTGTCTATCCAACGTGTACCAGCCTCAAAAGTAACGTACAAAACACCTAAAAGTAAAGTAGCTACTGTGCGCACCCTATCCAACAAATCAACTATTAAATATAACGGTCAAAATTACTATTATTCCAATAACAAATACTACTCCTACTCACAGGGTCACTACGTAAACATTATGCCCAAAGTAGGTTTTAGAATAGCTGTTTTGCCACAAAACTATAACCGAATCCAATTTCAAAACCGCATTTATTTTCAATCTCAAGGAATGTTTTATATTCAAAGCGGATCTGATTATGAAGTGGTTAATCCAGAAATAGGGACGGTAATTTATGAACTTCCATCCGATTATGAGAAAGTTACAATCGACGGTCAAAGCTATTATGAATACGGAAATATATTATACGAAAAAATCCAAGATAACGGTACAAGAGCGTATGAAGTAGTAGGCTTTATCGACGCAAATTAA
- a CDS encoding aldehyde dehydrogenase, producing MEIKNIYTQQLEFFNSNQTKEVSFRIEQLQKIKSVLIAHEDEMYTAIYEDFGKSKFDTYSAEFSLLYHEINIFIKNIKSWSKRRRVATGMANFPAKSYIIPEPLGVTLVIGAWNYPYQLSLLPAITAIAAGNTVMIKPSELPSRTAAVMAKIINENFPSKFLYVVEGGVETTTELLNHRFDKIFFTGSIPVGRIIYQAAAKLLTPVTLELGGKSPTFVLADADLKTTAKRIVWAKFFNAGQTCVAPDYILVEKKIEEEFLKTLAATITEFYDLKNGLTENYVQIVNDKNFDRLAKLIDREKLYFGGEMDAAKRLIHPTILQNVNFEDPVMEDEIFGPILPVLSFTNLDQAIAAVKDRPKPLSCYIYGKDRTQIDKILSEVSFGGGAVNDSIMHLSNSNMPFGGVGFSGMGSYHGKYGFDAFSHYKSILDKPTWLEPNVKYAPYTDFKLKLIKWMLG from the coding sequence ATGGAAATCAAAAATATTTATACCCAACAACTTGAGTTTTTCAATTCGAACCAAACCAAAGAAGTCAGCTTCCGAATTGAGCAATTGCAAAAAATAAAATCTGTCCTCATAGCGCACGAAGACGAAATGTACACCGCCATCTACGAAGACTTTGGGAAATCAAAATTTGATACCTATTCGGCTGAGTTTTCGTTGTTGTACCATGAAATTAACATCTTTATTAAAAATATCAAAAGTTGGAGCAAGCGCAGGCGAGTAGCCACAGGAATGGCAAATTTTCCGGCCAAATCCTATATCATTCCCGAACCGCTTGGCGTTACCTTGGTGATCGGTGCTTGGAATTATCCGTACCAATTATCGCTGTTACCGGCAATCACGGCCATTGCAGCTGGGAATACGGTCATGATCAAGCCTAGCGAACTCCCGTCGCGCACGGCTGCAGTGATGGCTAAAATAATAAACGAAAATTTTCCTTCGAAATTTTTATACGTAGTCGAAGGTGGCGTCGAAACCACCACAGAATTGTTAAACCACCGATTTGATAAAATATTTTTTACGGGTAGTATTCCCGTAGGACGCATTATATACCAAGCGGCTGCAAAACTGCTCACACCCGTAACACTTGAGCTAGGAGGGAAGAGTCCGACTTTTGTTCTGGCGGATGCTGATTTGAAAACGACCGCAAAAAGGATCGTTTGGGCCAAGTTCTTTAACGCAGGTCAAACCTGTGTAGCACCCGATTACATTTTGGTTGAAAAGAAAATCGAAGAGGAATTTTTAAAAACCCTTGCCGCCACGATAACCGAATTCTATGACTTAAAGAATGGTCTCACCGAAAATTATGTGCAGATTGTAAACGACAAAAACTTTGATCGTTTAGCCAAATTAATCGATCGTGAAAAATTGTATTTTGGTGGCGAAATGGATGCAGCCAAACGACTTATTCATCCAACAATTCTACAAAACGTCAATTTCGAAGACCCAGTGATGGAAGATGAAATTTTTGGGCCAATTTTGCCAGTGCTTTCTTTTACAAATCTCGATCAAGCCATTGCAGCTGTCAAAGACCGTCCGAAGCCGTTATCTTGCTATATTTATGGCAAAGACCGAACCCAGATTGACAAAATTTTAAGCGAAGTTTCGTTTGGAGGTGGGGCCGTAAACGATAGTATCATGCATTTGTCCAACAGCAATATGCCTTTTGGAGGTGTGGGTTTCAGCGGCATGGGTAGTTATCATGGCAAGTATGGCTTTGATGCCTTTTCGCATTATAAAAGTATTTTGGACAAGCCCACTTGGTTGGAGCCAAATGTCAAATATGCACCTTATACCGATTTTAAATTGAAGCTTATCAAGTGGATGTTGGGTTAA
- a CDS encoding Txe/YoeB family addiction module toxin: protein MKYVFVDESWEDYLYWQKIDKKKVKKINDLLKDISRNPFEGIGKPETLKHKYAGFWSRRIDDEHRLIYRFINDEIQILKCRHHYD, encoded by the coding sequence ATGAAATATGTATTTGTTGATGAATCTTGGGAAGATTATTTGTATTGGCAAAAAATAGACAAGAAGAAAGTAAAAAAAATAAATGATCTGCTCAAAGATATTTCCAGAAATCCTTTTGAGGGAATTGGAAAACCAGAAACTTTGAAACACAAATATGCTGGATTTTGGTCGAGAAGAATTGATGATGAACATAGATTAATTTATAGATTTATCAATGATGAAATTCAAATTTTGAAATGTAGACACCATTACGATTAA
- a CDS encoding type II toxin-antitoxin system Phd/YefM family antitoxin, whose amino-acid sequence MVVTNISDFRKDIKSYFDRVAINFETLIINRGKDSGIVVISLEEYNSLMATNYELSSRMNERRLDAAIDKFKNGNTISKDLIED is encoded by the coding sequence ATGGTAGTCACAAATATTTCAGATTTCAGAAAGGATATCAAATCTTACTTTGATAGAGTAGCAATAAACTTTGAAACTCTAATTATAAATCGTGGGAAAGATTCGGGGATTGTTGTTATTTCACTTGAAGAATATAACTCGCTTATGGCAACAAATTATGAGTTATCAAGCAGAATGAACGAACGAAGGTTAGATGCTGCAATTGATAAATTTAAGAATGGAAACACAATTTCTAAAGACTTAATTGAAGACTAA
- a CDS encoding alpha/beta fold hydrolase, with protein sequence MKNTVLMFCFLLSFIAKGQPETLYSKAFGSREDKAVIFIHGGPSGNATLFEFTTAQNLAEKGFYVIVYDRRGEGRSGDPTATYTYEESRKDLVSIYKKHKIEKAALIAHSFGGLVATLFAEKQPKMVSCLILAGGLFDQQATYDNIIKSVSKIYQSNRDTLKLEEIAVLKNTDKNSAAYRKKCFDLAYENDFFEMPNPTKKAEDLRQTYQNEVLDNNIRNQNAPILFYQNEALKNIKTKAILKKLRTQIKVCGIYGKQDSIFGQAQMKKMSRIVGSKQFVLLDNCSHYLFVDQQEAFLKSIVDWL encoded by the coding sequence ATGAAAAACACAGTACTGATGTTTTGCTTTTTACTTTCGTTTATAGCAAAGGGCCAACCAGAAACCCTTTATTCCAAAGCATTTGGAAGCAGAGAAGACAAAGCAGTTATTTTTATTCACGGAGGACCAAGCGGAAACGCAACGCTTTTTGAGTTTACCACGGCCCAAAACCTTGCCGAAAAAGGATTTTACGTCATAGTTTATGATAGAAGAGGAGAAGGTCGGTCGGGTGATCCTACGGCCACCTATACGTATGAGGAGAGCAGAAAAGATTTAGTTTCCATCTACAAAAAGCACAAAATTGAAAAAGCCGCCCTTATTGCACACAGTTTTGGTGGTTTGGTAGCTACACTTTTCGCCGAAAAGCAACCCAAAATGGTAAGCTGTTTAATTCTCGCAGGAGGTTTGTTTGATCAACAAGCAACTTACGATAACATTATTAAATCGGTTAGCAAAATCTATCAGAGTAATAGAGATACTTTAAAATTAGAAGAAATAGCAGTTTTAAAAAACACAGACAAAAATTCGGCAGCATACAGAAAAAAATGCTTTGACCTAGCGTATGAAAACGACTTCTTTGAGATGCCTAATCCCACTAAAAAGGCTGAAGATTTGCGACAAACCTATCAAAATGAAGTGTTGGATAATAATATAAGAAATCAAAATGCTCCAATCCTATTTTATCAAAACGAAGCTCTCAAAAACATCAAAACAAAAGCGATATTAAAAAAATTAAGAACTCAAATCAAAGTGTGCGGCATTTACGGAAAGCAGGATAGCATTTTTGGCCAGGCACAAATGAAGAAAATGAGCAGAATCGTTGGTAGCAAACAATTTGTATTGTTAGATAATTGCTCACATTATTTGTTTGTTGATCAGCAGGAAGCTTTTTTAAAGAGTATTGTTGATTGGTTATAA
- a CDS encoding transposase, producing the protein MKYKKWSLEEKLEILSSCEDLGVVETCRKYSVSTGSLYSWKKKHEKQGEAGLKVTYDDRSKELKQAEEENRILRKLLANKEIELEIGRELLKKKFGTSDPRKI; encoded by the coding sequence ATGAAATACAAGAAATGGAGTTTAGAAGAGAAGTTGGAAATTTTATCTTCTTGCGAAGATTTAGGCGTTGTAGAAACCTGTCGTAAATACAGTGTTAGTACAGGAAGTTTGTATAGTTGGAAGAAGAAGCATGAAAAACAAGGAGAGGCAGGCTTAAAAGTTACTTATGACGATCGTAGCAAAGAGTTAAAGCAAGCAGAGGAAGAGAACAGAATTCTACGTAAATTATTAGCTAATAAAGAAATTGAACTAGAAATTGGACGTGAACTTTTAAAAAAAAAGTTTGGGACGTCCGATCCAAGAAAGATTTAG
- a CDS encoding IS3 family transposase, translating to MLGMNQSSYYRRPSLGKKGNKPSVFTYNKFKGMVSQETVIASVKEILSHEFIDCGYRLMTSYLHRDGYKINHKKLYRIMKEEGLLKLENRINRSGSGRKFVKYRKVITVRPFQCIEMDIKMVWIPSVGKNAYLLSIIDVHTRRILKDYFSFSIKQNKVITFLSDLFLEYQYPENVVIRSDNGSQFIAKSVREYLGIIGVQQEFTHVATPEENAHIEAYHGILKKEVFQRVDYRTFGEIEQILKRYVIFYNNNRLHGLLGRITPMEKWNQDKDLILLEKLTA from the coding sequence ATGTTAGGTATGAATCAAAGCAGCTATTACCGAAGGCCAAGTCTTGGCAAAAAAGGTAATAAGCCTAGTGTCTTTACTTATAATAAGTTCAAGGGAATGGTGAGTCAAGAAACTGTTATAGCATCGGTTAAAGAGATTTTAAGCCATGAGTTTATAGACTGCGGATACCGCTTAATGACTTCTTACTTACATCGAGATGGATATAAGATTAATCACAAAAAGCTTTACCGAATTATGAAAGAAGAAGGCTTGTTAAAACTCGAAAATAGGATAAACAGGAGTGGTTCTGGGCGTAAGTTTGTAAAATATAGAAAGGTTATTACTGTTAGGCCGTTTCAGTGTATAGAAATGGATATTAAGATGGTTTGGATTCCTAGTGTAGGTAAAAATGCCTACTTACTATCAATCATAGACGTTCATACCCGTAGAATTTTAAAAGATTACTTCTCTTTTTCAATAAAACAGAACAAAGTAATAACATTCCTTTCTGATTTATTTTTAGAATACCAATACCCTGAAAACGTTGTTATTAGAAGTGATAATGGTAGTCAATTTATTGCCAAAAGTGTTCGTGAATACCTAGGTATAATAGGTGTTCAGCAGGAATTTACACATGTAGCCACACCTGAAGAAAATGCACATATTGAAGCTTATCATGGAATCCTAAAAAAAGAAGTGTTCCAAAGGGTTGATTATAGAACTTTTGGAGAAATTGAACAGATATTAAAAAGGTATGTGATTTTCTATAACAATAATAGGCTGCATGGGCTATTAGGACGTATTACACCAATGGAAAAATGGAACCAAGATAAAGATCTAATTTTATTGGAAAAATTAACCGCATAA
- a CDS encoding T9SS type A sorting domain-containing protein — translation MKKTLLSSLIILLCSISSYSQSVRITGLVVGNCPTGSTAPQVIELYVDGTVDVTNLKIQYQFASADFWVINNNIGVGEYTDTFLYLVNDITAFDNNFPGIRTASNTTFGSLISSVEGGEKIRLVDSSKSDQVIDIYGIDGQNGELKTWNFKNSYVKRNNNVSPNSTFIESEWTIKPKNTLLFKGVCWTEPALNTIIGLQSYTLSTNEYNLTQAGIKVFPNPSNDFIEIIGLNEIENYEIYNTLGQVVKSGIVLENNKIEIHNLTSGIYFLKFKNGNTIKFIKA, via the coding sequence ATGAAAAAAACATTACTTAGCAGTTTAATTATTTTATTATGTAGTATAAGTTCTTATTCTCAGAGTGTTAGAATAACAGGACTAGTTGTAGGTAATTGTCCAACGGGATCAACAGCACCACAAGTAATTGAGTTATATGTTGACGGTACCGTTGATGTAACAAACTTAAAAATACAATATCAATTTGCATCTGCAGATTTTTGGGTTATTAACAACAATATTGGAGTTGGAGAATATACAGATACATTTCTTTATTTAGTTAACGATATTACAGCTTTTGATAATAATTTTCCAGGGATTAGAACAGCTTCAAATACAACTTTTGGTTCATTAATATCTAGTGTAGAAGGTGGCGAAAAAATAAGATTAGTTGATTCTTCAAAAAGTGACCAAGTTATAGATATTTATGGTATTGATGGACAAAATGGAGAGTTAAAAACTTGGAATTTTAAAAATTCATATGTCAAAAGAAACAATAACGTTAGCCCTAATTCTACTTTCATTGAATCTGAATGGACAATAAAACCTAAAAACACATTGCTTTTCAAAGGTGTATGTTGGACGGAACCAGCATTAAATACAATCATAGGGTTGCAATCATATACATTATCAACCAATGAATATAATTTAACTCAAGCTGGAATTAAAGTTTTCCCTAACCCATCTAATGATTTTATTGAAATAATTGGATTAAACGAAATAGAGAATTACGAAATATACAATACTTTAGGTCAAGTAGTAAAAAGTGGAATTGTTCTCGAAAATAATAAAATTGAGATTCATAATCTTACTAGTGGAATATATTTCTTAAAATTCAAAAACGGAAATACTATTAAATTTATAAAGGCATAA
- a CDS encoding helix-turn-helix domain-containing protein — MQTLTEAATYTLQFINQTQRSIFLTGKAGTGKTTLLRQIIESTHKNTVVVAPTGIAALNAGGVTIHSMFQLPFGGFIPAFNVPSQFNERTKFESKDTLRRHFKMNATKKAVIHNMELLVIDEVSMLRADLLDAIDFMMQTVRKKSTPFGGVQVLYIGDLLQLPPVIRDEEWSTLRQYYRGKFFFHSHAVQQSPPLYIELSKIFRQSDDKFISVLNNLRNNTITAADVQALNQYVQPNFDLKANKGYITLTTHNAKADTMNAQALADLEGSLVSYKPDIADDFPEKMYPLEKELGLKLGAQVMFVKNDLSADKHYFNGKMGVIKSLSTKEVRVHFPEENKTIEVDKYEWQNIRYTVDPLTKEIQEEILGTFVQYPLKLAWAITVHKSQGLTFDKAAIDVSQVFMPGQAYVALSRLRSLEGLILLSPLRMNGISNDEEVMEYAQNKATDETLKNSLHFETKNFIHNYLINSFDWQELAQEWRTHKYSYNEDPEAPAKSAHAVWANKYFVMMDGLYVSAQKFIVQLNNIFRQETVDLLHVSQRIEAAFNYFLPALDELVFEILWKIEEVKRLQKAKTRYEELKVLEDFQSKSVLLLMKAKLLIETVVAGESISKEKLTSSDIRNYLSRKTNAIQNQFKETHVTLIEDEADVDRYAAKQKTDKKGPKKSTVDETFELWQAKNSIAEIAILRKLTDQTIESHLVKLIQAKRVAITDILPANKITELTAAFQFYQEESLNPMKEKMGDKFSWEELKMFKASLN; from the coding sequence ATGCAAACCCTAACCGAAGCCGCAACTTATACCTTGCAATTTATTAACCAAACCCAACGGTCTATTTTCTTGACCGGAAAAGCAGGGACAGGGAAAACGACACTACTGCGTCAAATCATTGAATCTACCCACAAAAATACCGTTGTGGTCGCACCTACGGGTATTGCGGCGCTTAATGCGGGTGGGGTAACCATTCACTCCATGTTTCAATTGCCATTTGGTGGTTTTATTCCGGCGTTCAATGTGCCTTCGCAGTTCAATGAACGTACCAAATTTGAGTCAAAAGATACCTTGCGACGTCATTTCAAGATGAACGCAACCAAAAAAGCCGTGATTCACAACATGGAATTGCTCGTGATAGACGAGGTGAGTATGTTGCGTGCCGATTTATTGGATGCTATAGATTTTATGATGCAAACCGTACGCAAAAAATCGACACCTTTTGGCGGAGTACAAGTCTTATATATTGGAGATTTGCTGCAATTGCCACCCGTGATTCGTGACGAGGAGTGGAGTACTTTGCGTCAATATTACCGAGGCAAATTCTTTTTCCATTCCCATGCCGTACAGCAAAGTCCGCCCTTGTATATTGAGTTATCCAAGATTTTCCGTCAAAGCGATGACAAATTTATATCCGTACTCAACAATTTACGAAACAATACCATTACCGCTGCAGATGTGCAGGCGTTAAACCAATACGTGCAACCCAATTTTGATCTAAAAGCAAACAAAGGGTATATCACGCTGACCACCCACAATGCCAAAGCCGATACGATGAATGCCCAAGCCTTGGCTGATTTGGAGGGAAGTTTGGTTAGCTACAAACCTGATATTGCCGATGACTTTCCAGAAAAAATGTATCCGCTTGAAAAAGAATTGGGTCTAAAATTGGGCGCACAAGTCATGTTTGTCAAAAATGATTTATCTGCAGACAAACATTATTTCAACGGAAAAATGGGAGTAATCAAATCCCTTTCGACCAAAGAAGTGCGAGTACATTTTCCCGAAGAAAATAAAACCATCGAAGTAGACAAATACGAGTGGCAAAACATTCGATACACTGTTGATCCGTTGACCAAAGAGATTCAAGAAGAGATTTTGGGGACTTTTGTACAATATCCACTCAAGTTGGCTTGGGCGATTACGGTACACAAAAGCCAAGGACTAACATTTGATAAAGCTGCGATCGATGTTTCACAAGTTTTTATGCCTGGGCAAGCCTATGTGGCATTATCGCGTTTGCGCTCGTTAGAAGGGCTTATTTTGCTTTCTCCGCTGCGTATGAACGGCATTTCCAATGACGAAGAAGTCATGGAATACGCCCAAAACAAAGCCACAGACGAGACTTTAAAAAATTCGCTCCATTTCGAAACCAAAAATTTCATTCATAACTACCTCATAAACAGTTTTGATTGGCAAGAATTGGCGCAAGAATGGCGCACTCACAAATACAGTTACAATGAAGATCCCGAAGCGCCAGCCAAATCGGCGCATGCGGTATGGGCCAACAAATATTTTGTAATGATGGACGGGCTGTATGTATCAGCTCAGAAGTTCATTGTACAGCTCAACAACATTTTCAGGCAAGAAACCGTCGACTTACTTCACGTTTCACAACGTATCGAAGCCGCTTTTAATTATTTCCTGCCCGCTCTGGACGAATTGGTTTTCGAAATCCTTTGGAAAATCGAAGAAGTAAAACGCTTGCAAAAAGCCAAAACCCGCTACGAAGAACTCAAAGTGCTAGAAGATTTTCAGTCCAAATCGGTATTGCTATTGATGAAAGCCAAGTTGTTAATCGAAACCGTAGTTGCCGGCGAGAGCATCTCCAAAGAAAAACTAACTTCCAGCGACATCAGGAATTATTTGTCTCGAAAAACCAACGCCATTCAAAACCAGTTCAAAGAAACCCATGTAACTTTGATTGAAGACGAAGCCGATGTAGATCGTTATGCCGCCAAACAAAAAACCGACAAAAAAGGACCTAAAAAATCCACCGTAGACGAAACTTTCGAACTCTGGCAAGCCAAAAATTCAATTGCCGAAATCGCTATTTTGCGAAAATTAACCGATCAAACTATTGAGAGCCATTTGGTCAAATTAATTCAAGCCAAAAGAGTCGCCATCACAGACATACTACCCGCCAATAAAATCACAGAATTAACAGCCGCTTTCCAATTCTACCAAGAAGAATCCCTGAATCCAATGAAAGAAAAAATGGGTGACAAATTCAGTTGGGAAGAATTGAAAATGTTCAAGGCGAGTTTGAATTAA